In Candidatus Thermoplasmatota archaeon, the DNA window CGCCGCGAGCGCGCGGATGGTTCCCAGCTCCACCCAAAGCACGGCCACGGCCGCGACGGTCAAGAGGAGCGAGACGACGACCCAGTAGTGACGGAACAGCCCCCATCGCGTCCCGAGCGCAAGCAGGACGCCGGTCGCAAGCGCCGCCAGCGAAAGCGGGAGGATCACGTTCGACGCGACGAGTTCCATGGAAGCGTATGCCGCCCGAAGCGTCGATTCCTCGCCGCTCGTGGCCACCGCGACGTCGAGCGCGAGGTACGCGAGCACGGCGCCGATCCAGCCCACCGAGACGGTCAGGTGCGCGGAAAGGAGGAGCTTGCGCAGCGCCGGCGGTAGGATCATGGCGAGTGCCCGCCGGACGGCGGCCCGTGCATCGCGGGGCCGTGGCCGGTGAGAAGGAGGGCGGCGACGACAAGCCCGGCGGCCAGCGCGACGAGCGCGAGCGCCTTCACCCAAACGGGAGCGCCCGGGTACTCCGCATCGCCTGGCATGAGCCAAGGATGCGCGGCGTCTCGAAAAAGGCTGCGAAAGACCTCGCGATGATCATTCATCGCAACTGCGATGATCATTCATCGCACGCCTTGGCAAGATCGTCACGACAATCTATTTAAAGCGACCTTTCCACTGCCCGCCCGGAGGCTTGCATGCCGCTCAGTCGCCTCGCCGTCACGCTCCTCGTCTCGGTTCTCCTCGTCGGTGCCATTCCGGCGGGCGGCCACCACAGTGAGACGCTTGCCATGGACGGGGGCGTCCCCCTCTACGCCGGCTCCGGCGGCTCGCTTGCCGTCGCCCCGCCTGCCGATTCCGCCCTTGCCTTCGACGGAGTCTCCGGCCTCTCGCCGCTTGGCGGCGGCGCAACCTGGCAGGAGATCGCCACGTTTGCGACCGCGCCCCTTGCGGCGCCCCTTTCCGTGAACGGCCCCCTGCACGCGGCCGTCGTCGCGCAGAGCCGCAACCCCATCCAGCGCGAGACCCAATTCCAACTCGAGTTCGTCTCCGGCGGCCAGACGCTCGCGACGGTCGTCACGCAGACCATGGCGCTCATGAACCACCCGATGGAGTGGCTCGGCCAGGCGCCGGCGGACTTCGTCGTCCCCGCCGAGGGGTCGCTTTCCGTCACGCTGCGCGTGAAGACGCTGGGCGGAGGCGGCGAGATCCTGCTTGGCAAGGAAGGCACGCGGTTGCTCCTTCCCGGCTCGCTCCTGTCCGCGCGCCTGGAAGGGGTGGACGTGCGCGGCGGGATCGTGCACGCCCGCGGCGTGGTGGACGCGCCTTTTGGCGGTGCCACGGTGGACCGCGCCGTCGTGCACGCGATGGGACCCTTCGGAAGCGAGGAGTCCGCGCGCGCGGCGGAGATGGACGGCAGCGTTCCCATGCTGGGCATGGACGCGCCGCTTCGGCTGCTCGACGCCGAGGGCGGCCGCGCGCTCGAGTGGGAGTGGGACGCCCGCGGCGTGAGGCCCGGGCACTACCAGGTCATGCTCATGGCCAAGGACGTGACGGGCGCGTGGGTGCACGCCATCGGCGTCGTCCAGATCCGCGAGACCAACGCGCTCGCCGACGTCTTCGGAGGAATCGCCGAGGCGCTCGGGCTCATCGTGAAGCCGAGCCCCGCGCCCGACTTCACGGTCCGCACGAGCGACGGCGAGGTGATCCGGCTCTCGGACCTTCGCGGCAAGGTCGTCGTGCTCGACTTCATGGCCACGTGGTGCGTGGCGTGCAAGAAGCTCATCCCGCCGCTCAAGCAGATGGACGCCAAGTACGGCGACGACGAGATCGTCATCCTGGGCATCGACATCGACCTCACCGAGGACGACGCGATGCTCAACGAGTACCGCGTGAAGTACGGCACGACGTGGCGCTACGCCATGGACACGGACAAGCTCGCGGACAAGTACGGCGTGTCGGAGATGCCCAAGGTCGTGTGGATCAACAAGAAGGGCGAGGTGAGCCACGTGATGACGGGCGCGCCCTCGTTCAACGAGTTCGACGCGACCTACAAGGCGTCGGCGGCCGGCGTCGTCACCGTCTCCTCGGCCGGCGGCGGCTCGGGCTTCCTCGTGCTTGCGTTCCTCGCGGGCGTCTCGGGCTTCTTCAGCCCGTGCGCGTTCCCGCTCCTTCCCGGCTACATGAGCTACTACCTCGGAAAGCAGAGGCCCGACGCGGCGCTCGACGCCAACGCCCGCAGGCGCGCCGTGCGCAAGGCCGCCGT includes these proteins:
- a CDS encoding DUF2269 domain-containing protein: MILPPALRKLLLSAHLTVSVGWIGAVLAYLALDVAVATSGEESTLRAAYASMELVASNVILPLSLAALATGVLLALGTRWGLFRHYWVVVSLLLTVAAVAVLWVELGTIRALAATAADPATTFDELRALPGTLPHSAGGLAILLLVQLLNVYKPAGLTRYGWRKQREETGAARA
- a CDS encoding cytochrome c biogenesis protein CcdA; amino-acid sequence: MPLSRLAVTLLVSVLLVGAIPAGGHHSETLAMDGGVPLYAGSGGSLAVAPPADSALAFDGVSGLSPLGGGATWQEIATFATAPLAAPLSVNGPLHAAVVAQSRNPIQRETQFQLEFVSGGQTLATVVTQTMALMNHPMEWLGQAPADFVVPAEGSLSVTLRVKTLGGGGEILLGKEGTRLLLPGSLLSARLEGVDVRGGIVHARGVVDAPFGGATVDRAVVHAMGPFGSEESARAAEMDGSVPMLGMDAPLRLLDAEGGRALEWEWDARGVRPGHYQVMLMAKDVTGAWVHAIGVVQIRETNALADVFGGIAEALGLIVKPSPAPDFTVRTSDGEVIRLSDLRGKVVVLDFMATWCVACKKLIPPLKQMDAKYGDDEIVILGIDIDLTEDDAMLNEYRVKYGTTWRYAMDTDKLADKYGVSEMPKVVWINKKGEVSHVMTGAPSFNEFDATYKASAAGVVTVSSAGGGSGFLVLAFLAGVSGFFSPCAFPLLPGYMSYYLGKQRPDAALDANARRRAVRKAAVGGTLAAVGIVLVYLIVGGVIALTGNVVKEYVAYLGPIVAVSLVVLGFVMLTSWTLPTYRIGQALGPLSRAVRSKSIEGQEGSNLGLFAYGVGYGSASLGCHAPLFIAVVLGALLVGGFVAALTAFALYGLGMAVFMVGVTVALGYTQGAFVKRLRNAMPLIKKVSAIVLIVVGVYLTWYYTMPLLGGY